The genome window AAGCCCCTGCTTGTTTTTTAATCTTATTTTAACGGGAATTTATTACACCATGTGTCCCCTGGATAAAGCTTCTTCGGCGATTTGAACCAATTTTCTGGTCATATAACCTCCTACATAACCGTTCTGACGAGAAGTCAACTGACCTTTATCAATTTCCTGATAATTAGTAATTCCCAACTCATTGGCAATTTCAAATTTCAATTGATCCAGAGCCTGAGCAGCACCTTGTGCTGCAGGTTTGTTAGTATTACGAGGCATTTCAGCTTCACCTCCTTTATCTTGAAGTATTCTTATTCTTCGCTATCTGCATTTTTTTTATTCATTTTTTAAAATTAATTTTGTTAGAACCTTTTACCATTTTAAAAATTAAATTTTTTAACCGAATAAAGCTAATAATACTCCTGCAGCTACTGCTGAACCAATCACTCCAGCCACATTAGGTCCCATAGCATGCATTAATAAAAAGTTTTTAGGATTTTCTTTTTGTCCCTCTACTTGAGAAACACGAGCTGCCATCGGTACCGCCGAAACACCGGCAGAACCAATCAGGGGATTTACTTTACCACCAGAAAGGAAATAAAGCAAAACACCTAAAAGCACACCAGCTGCTGTAGCTAAACAAAAAGCAATTAAACCTAAAAGAATAATTTTTAAAGTACTCGGATTTAAAAAGGTTTCTGCACTGGCAGTAGCCCCAACCGTCACCCCGAGAAAAATGGTAATAATATTTAAAAGAGCATTTTGAGCTGTTTCACTTAATCTTCTCACTACACCTGATTCACGGAACAAATTACCTAACATTAACATCCCGATTAAAGGTGTAGCATCAGGTACTAATAAAGAAACCACTAAAGTAACTAAAATAGGGAAAACTATTTTTTCGGTTTGGGAAACAGGCCGCAATTGATCCATGACCACTGAACGCATTTTTTTAGTGGTCAGAGCCCTCATAATTGGCGGCTGAATAATTGGTACCAGTGCCATATAGGAATAAGCAGCCACAGCAATAGCAGGCAGCAATTCTGGTGCCAATTTAGAAGTTAAGAAAATAGCTGTCGGACCATCAGCTCCACCAATAATACCAATGGAAGCAGCAGCAGTAGGTAAAAAACCTAAAAACAGGGCACCTATAAAAGTTAAAAAGATTCCAAATTGAGCTGCAGCACCCAATAATAATGTCTTGGGATTAGCAATTAAAGGTCCAAAATCAGTCATTGCCCCTACACCCAAAAAAATCAGGGGGGGATAAATACCTAATTTTACACCCTGATAAAGATAATAAAGCAATCCCCCAGGACTAATATCTGGTTCACCAGTAAGTGGATCAAACGTCATTTCAGGTAGGGACATTAGACCAGCATTAGGAATATTGGCCAAAAGCATTCCAAAACCAATCGGCAAAAGTAGTAATGGTTCAAAACCTTTTACTATCGCCAAATAAATTAATAAACAAGCTATAAAAAACATAATTATTTGTTGTAAGGATAAATTAACTAAGCCCGTACTCATGATTAAATTGGAAATGGCCTTAGCTAAATTTAAATCACCCATCTATTTCCGTCT of Clostridia bacterium contains these proteins:
- a CDS encoding sodium ion-translocating decarboxylase subunit beta, whose protein sequence is MGDLNLAKAISNLIMSTGLVNLSLQQIIMFFIACLLIYLAIVKGFEPLLLLPIGFGMLLANIPNAGLMSLPEMTFDPLTGEPDISPGGLLYYLYQGVKLGIYPPLIFLGVGAMTDFGPLIANPKTLLLGAAAQFGIFLTFIGALFLGFLPTAAASIGIIGGADGPTAIFLTSKLAPELLPAIAVAAYSYMALVPIIQPPIMRALTTKKMRSVVMDQLRPVSQTEKIVFPILVTLVVSLLVPDATPLIGMLMLGNLFRESGVVRRLSETAQNALLNIITIFLGVTVGATASAETFLNPSTLKIILLGLIAFCLATAAGVLLGVLLYFLSGGKVNPLIGSAGVSAVPMAARVSQVEGQKENPKNFLLMHAMGPNVAGVIGSAVAAGVLLALFG
- a CDS encoding alpha/beta-type small acid-soluble spore protein, which produces MPRNTNKPAAQGAAQALDQLKFEIANELGITNYQEIDKGQLTSRQNGYVGGYMTRKLVQIAEEALSRGHMV